GGAAGCGGTGATTCCCCTGGGTGATCGTTACTACTACCTGAGCATGGTGGGCTTGGAGGGTGACCCCGAAGTAACGGCCGCCTACGCCGCCCAGACGGAGCGTCTGCATACGCTCGTGGTGCGGCTCAAAGATGACGGTGTGTTCGACCCCCTGGTGCCCGACCGCTGGATCTCAACGGCGTTCGATGCCCTGATCTGGGCTGGGTGGCACGCCGTCGGGACGGGCGATGTAGCCCGCAACGACGCAGCCAGCCAGGTCGCGCGCACCCTGACGCAAGGCCTTGCGCCAGCTAAATGAAACAGTAGAGATTCTTTTGAGACATTATTGACTCATCCCTTGAGCCCGGCGTATCGTCGGACCAGCACGTCGCGGCATTGATCGCGGCGCGTGGACATCAGTCACGCATGTTGGGGGGCAACACCATGGGTCATTTCCGAACGCGCCGGGGGGGTAGCGTCGCGCTGCTCGCCGGCCTTCTCACCGCGACGTCGCTGGCGTCCGCGCAGAGCTTCATCAACTTCGAAACGCCGCAGGTCGCTCCCTTGGCGATGACGCCGAGCGGCGAGCGGCTGTTAGCGGTGAACACGGCCGACGGGCGTCTGGAGGTGTTCAGCCTCGAGTCCGGCGCTCCCGTGCTGGTCGGCGAAGTGCCTGTGGGCGTGGACCCGGTCACGGTGCGTGCCCGCGGCAACTCCCGCGCGTGGGTCGTCAACCACGTCTCGGACTCGATCAGCATCGTCGACCTGGAAAACCTCCGCGTCGTCGCCACCCTGCAGACGGGCGATGAGCCGGCGGATGTGGTGTTTGCCGGCAACCCGGTCCGCGCCTACGTATCTTGTTCGCAGGCAAATCGCCTGCAGGTGTTCGATCCCAGCAACCTGGCTGCGCCACCGCTCGAGGTGCCGATCAACGGTGAAGACCCGCGCGCCCTCAGCGTTAGCCCCGATGGAAGCGAGGTTTACGTGGCGGTGTTCGAGTCCGGTAACGCTTCTACGATCATCGCCGGCAGCCACACCGCGTTGGCACTGCCGCTCAACGACAACGACGGGCCCTACGGCGGGCAGGAGCCCGTGCCCAACGACGGCACGCAAATCAGTCCACCGATGAATCCTGATAACCCGGCGCCGCCACGCACCAGTCTGTTGGTGAAGAAGACTGTCGATGGGCGCTGGATGGACGACAACAGCGGCGATTGGACCGAGTTCGTGAGCGGCAGCCTCTCGCGCCGCTCCGAGCGCGTCGAAGGCTGGGACATGCCCGACCGTGACCTCGCCGTGATCGATACGGACACGCTAGAGGTGCGCTACGTACGCCGCCTCATGAACCACAACATGGCGATGGCGGTGAACCCGGATAGCGGGTCGATCACCGTGGTGGGCACGGACGGCACCAACGAGATTCGCTTCGAGCCCAACCTCAACGGCACCTTTATCCGCGTGCTACGTGCACAGGTTGATCCTCAGGCATTGGACGCGACGGTCACAGACCTCAACCCGCACCTCGACTACGAGACCTCCACCGTGGATCAGGCAACCCGTGATCTGTCCGTCGGCGACCCGCGCGGGGTGGCTTGGAACGCCGAGGGCACGCGCTTGTACGTCGTTGGACGGGGCTCGAACAACGTCGTCGTGTTGGACGGCGATGGCGATCGTGCCCTCGCCAACCCGATCGAAGTGGGCGAGGGCCCGACGGGCGTGGTGGTGGACGATGCGCGTGAGCAGCTGTACGTGCTCAACCACTTCGATGCGAGTGTCTCGACCGTGAGCACGACGTCGTTGGTCGAGACGGCGCGAGCTGCGTTCTTCGATCCCACTCCCGCGGCCATTCGAGCCGGTCGACAGCATATCTACAACACACGCCAGACCTCCGGTTTGGGTCAGGCCGCATGTGCCTCCTGCCACACGGACGCACGTATGGATCGCTTGGCCTGGGATCTCGGTGATCCGACGGGCGTCATGAAGTCCACGGCGGACGCCAACAAGGGTGCGTGGAACAACGGGCTGCGCTTCGGCTTCGACGACGAGTGGCATCCCATGAAGGGGCCGATGGTCACTCAGACCCTGCAGGACGTGATCGGCAAGGAGCCCCATCACTGGCGCGGCGACCGGGCGGGGATTGAAGTGTTCA
Above is a window of Pseudomonadota bacterium DNA encoding:
- a CDS encoding TetR family transcriptional regulator; its protein translation is MTARTRTAIIEAAIAVFAANPGASLGDVAKAAQVGRATLHRHFSSRDALLREVSLEAIRACDEAVEHLDVDALRGHELLQAVLEAVIPLGDRYYYLSMVGLEGDPEVTAAYAAQTERLHTLVVRLKDDGVFDPLVPDRWISTAFDALIWAGWHAVGTGDVARNDAASQVARTLTQGLAPAK